From one Nonomuraea polychroma genomic stretch:
- a CDS encoding prolyl oligopeptidase family serine peptidase has protein sequence MTREPYPTAHREDIVDILHGTPVPDPYRWLEDPDSPETKGWLLAQAELFAQKRGPQRFKSRIAELLRSGSVGTPAWRGGRYFFSRRTPDQEHAVYYVVEPDGTERALVDPMAIDPSGLTTLDAVQPDKEGRLLAYQISVGGDEESALYVMDVATGARIEGPIDRCRYSPIAWLPGGEAFYYVRRLPSTEVPENETQFHRRVYLHRVGTSTEDDVMIFGEGLKMTNYYGVSVSRDGRWLQVSAHEGTAPRNDLWVADLTASPIDRPELTVVQEGVDAQTGLVFGRDGRLYVHTDREASRARVCVTDPATPGYDTWRELIPEDPEAVLSDFAILDDLERPIMLVGWTRHAISEITVHDLETGERVGEVPTPGLGTIGGIAERPEGGHEAWFGYTDNTTPPTIQRYDARTGETTLWAASPGAVEVPEVRTRQVVYQSKDGTDVRMLIISPLEESSGPRPTILYGYGGFGLSMTPGYSASVLAWVEAGGVYAIANLRGGGEEGEDWHRAGMLAHKQNVFDDFHAAAEYLIETGVTTSAQLGISGGSNGGLLVGAALTQRPELYAAVVCSAPLLDMIRYEQFGLGATWNVEYGSAEDPEQFGWLRSYSPYHHVQEAVPYPATLFTVFQSDTRVHPLHAWKMCAALQHASTADRPVLLRNEAEVGHGARAVSRTVDLSADTLTFLATYTGL, from the coding sequence ATGACGCGAGAGCCGTATCCGACCGCACACCGCGAAGACATCGTCGACATCCTGCACGGAACGCCCGTCCCGGACCCCTATCGGTGGCTCGAGGACCCCGACAGTCCGGAGACGAAGGGATGGCTGCTCGCGCAGGCCGAGCTGTTCGCCCAGAAGCGGGGGCCGCAGCGTTTCAAGAGCCGCATCGCCGAGCTGCTGAGGTCCGGCTCGGTCGGCACGCCGGCGTGGCGCGGAGGACGTTATTTCTTCTCCCGCCGCACCCCCGACCAGGAGCACGCCGTCTACTACGTCGTCGAGCCGGACGGGACCGAGCGGGCGCTGGTCGACCCCATGGCGATCGACCCGTCCGGGCTGACCACGCTCGACGCCGTGCAGCCCGACAAGGAGGGGCGCCTGCTGGCGTACCAGATCTCGGTCGGCGGCGACGAGGAGTCCGCGCTCTACGTCATGGACGTGGCCACGGGCGCGCGCATCGAGGGCCCGATCGACCGCTGCCGCTACTCCCCCATCGCCTGGCTGCCCGGCGGCGAGGCGTTCTACTACGTGCGCCGGCTGCCCAGCACCGAGGTGCCGGAGAACGAGACGCAGTTCCACCGCCGCGTCTACCTGCACCGCGTCGGCACCTCCACCGAGGACGACGTGATGATCTTCGGCGAGGGGCTGAAGATGACCAACTACTACGGCGTGTCGGTCTCGCGGGACGGCCGCTGGCTGCAGGTGTCCGCGCACGAGGGCACGGCGCCGCGCAACGATCTCTGGGTGGCCGACCTGACCGCCTCCCCGATCGACCGGCCGGAGCTGACGGTGGTCCAGGAGGGTGTGGACGCGCAGACGGGGCTGGTGTTCGGCCGCGACGGCCGGCTCTACGTGCACACCGACCGCGAGGCGTCCAGGGCCAGGGTGTGCGTCACCGACCCGGCCACGCCCGGCTACGACACGTGGCGCGAGCTGATCCCCGAGGACCCCGAGGCGGTGCTGAGCGACTTCGCGATCCTCGACGACCTGGAGCGCCCGATCATGCTGGTGGGCTGGACCCGCCACGCGATCAGCGAGATCACCGTCCACGACCTGGAGACCGGCGAGCGCGTCGGCGAGGTGCCCACGCCCGGGCTCGGCACGATCGGCGGCATCGCCGAGCGCCCCGAGGGCGGGCACGAGGCCTGGTTCGGGTACACCGACAACACCACGCCGCCCACCATCCAGCGCTACGACGCCAGGACCGGCGAGACCACGCTGTGGGCCGCCTCGCCCGGGGCCGTCGAGGTGCCGGAGGTGCGGACCCGGCAGGTCGTCTACCAGTCAAAGGACGGCACGGACGTCCGCATGCTGATCATCTCTCCTCTTGAGGAGAGTTCGGGCCCGCGGCCCACGATCCTCTACGGCTACGGCGGCTTCGGCCTGTCGATGACCCCCGGCTACTCGGCGTCGGTCCTGGCCTGGGTGGAGGCCGGCGGCGTCTACGCCATCGCCAACCTGCGCGGCGGCGGCGAGGAGGGCGAGGACTGGCACCGTGCGGGCATGCTGGCCCATAAGCAGAACGTGTTCGACGACTTCCACGCGGCCGCCGAATATCTCATCGAGACCGGAGTGACCACCTCCGCCCAGCTCGGCATCTCCGGCGGCTCCAACGGCGGCCTGCTCGTGGGCGCCGCGCTGACGCAGCGCCCCGAGCTGTACGCGGCCGTGGTGTGCTCCGCGCCGCTCCTCGACATGATCAGGTACGAGCAGTTCGGCCTCGGCGCCACCTGGAACGTCGAGTACGGCAGCGCCGAAGACCCCGAGCAGTTCGGCTGGTTGCGGAGCTACTCGCCCTACCACCACGTCCAGGAGGCGGTGCCGTACCCCGCGACGCTGTTCACCGTCTTCCAGTCCGACACGCGCGTGCACCCGCTGCACGCGTGGAAGATGTGCGCGGCGCTGCAGCACGCCTCGACGGCCGACCGGCCCGTGCTGCTGCGCAACGAGGCCGAGGTGGGGCACGGGGCACGCGCGGTGAGCCGCACGGTGGACCTGTCGGCCGACACGCTGACCTTCCTCGCCACGTACACCGGCCTTTAG
- a CDS encoding helix-turn-helix domain-containing protein: MSTLGLAMVEATPSAALRPYVTRLCAYREHYGSPVTRSEAAMPGAVLILAFGTPMEVGGERHTAFAGGLGDRFTVTRVTGPCEGVEVVLTPFGARRLYALPLRHLTNLTVPVADLLGPWADMAVARLAETPSWPERLALADRLLTARIHEGPALRPEVPWAWARLLASGGRLSPSSLAESLGWSHRHLVARFQDQIGLPPKTAARVIRFGRAVRLLRSGTPIAQVAAECGFYDQAHMNREFRVLGDTTPGQIHPRPGDEGRAS, from the coding sequence ATGAGCACGCTGGGGCTGGCCATGGTCGAGGCCACCCCCAGCGCCGCGCTGCGCCCCTATGTGACGCGGCTGTGCGCCTACCGCGAGCACTACGGCTCCCCGGTCACGAGGTCGGAGGCCGCCATGCCCGGGGCCGTGCTCATCCTCGCGTTCGGCACGCCGATGGAGGTGGGCGGGGAGCGGCACACGGCGTTCGCCGGCGGGCTGGGCGACCGATTCACCGTCACCCGCGTGACCGGGCCGTGCGAGGGCGTGGAGGTGGTGCTCACGCCGTTCGGGGCCAGACGCCTGTACGCCCTGCCGCTGCGGCACCTGACGAACCTGACGGTGCCGGTCGCGGACCTGCTCGGGCCGTGGGCGGACATGGCGGTCGCCCGGCTGGCCGAGACGCCGTCGTGGCCGGAGCGGCTGGCGCTGGCCGACCGGCTGCTCACGGCCCGCATCCATGAGGGTCCCGCGCTGAGACCCGAAGTGCCGTGGGCGTGGGCACGGCTGCTGGCGTCGGGCGGGCGGCTGAGCCCTTCGTCGCTGGCGGAGTCGCTCGGCTGGAGCCACCGGCACCTCGTGGCACGTTTCCAGGACCAGATCGGGTTGCCGCCGAAGACGGCCGCCCGGGTCATCAGGTTCGGGCGGGCCGTGCGGCTCCTGCGCTCCGGCACGCCCATCGCTCAGGTGGCGGCGGAGTGCGGCTTTTACGATCAGGCGCACATGAACCGGGAGTTCCGGGTGCTCGGGGACACGACGCCCGGTCAGATTCATCCAAGACCGGGGGACGAAGGCCGGGCATCCTGA
- a CDS encoding VOC family protein, whose amino-acid sequence MERTVYAQARYEDCQAAIDFLTSAFGFQVHEASKNDEGKVHHAELLVGNDMIMIGEGRPGGPGIYVAVGDVDAHHDRAKAAGAAITMELVDQPYGSREYGCTDPQGNTWWFGTYRP is encoded by the coding sequence ATGGAGCGAACCGTTTACGCACAAGCCCGCTACGAGGACTGCCAGGCCGCGATCGACTTCCTGACCAGCGCGTTCGGGTTCCAGGTGCACGAGGCGTCCAAGAACGACGAAGGCAAGGTCCACCACGCCGAGCTGCTGGTCGGCAATGACATGATCATGATCGGCGAGGGGCGGCCCGGCGGGCCCGGCATCTACGTCGCGGTCGGCGACGTCGACGCCCATCATGACCGTGCCAAGGCGGCGGGGGCCGCGATCACCATGGAGCTGGTCGACCAGCCGTACGGGTCGCGCGAGTACGGCTGCACGGACCCGCAGGGCAACACCTGGTGGTTCGGGACGTACCGGCCATGA
- a CDS encoding endonuclease/exonuclease/phosphatase family protein: protein MRIATLNLWARHGDWPARRQVLAEGLRSLAPDLVAFQESVVSDSYDQVADLLGPAYHIVHQGSAEPDGTRSSIASRRPFGALRAARMPVTDRVDLAEFAAWVGVAEVRAPSPLLFVNHKPSFRLGHERERELQAVAAARLIEEVLDGRDVPVVVAGDFDAVPESASMRFWRGLQSLEGMSVCYRDLWEWALPGVDGHTFTPANPLVTSGNWPLESGRRIDYLLLRCTGNGPSLRLQRCWQIFDAPVGGVWASDHFGVAADLS, encoded by the coding sequence ATGCGTATCGCCACGCTGAACCTCTGGGCTCGCCACGGAGACTGGCCCGCGCGCCGTCAGGTCCTCGCGGAGGGTCTCCGCTCGCTCGCCCCGGACCTCGTGGCCTTCCAGGAATCGGTGGTGAGCGATTCCTACGATCAGGTCGCCGATCTGCTCGGACCGGCGTACCACATCGTGCACCAAGGCTCGGCCGAGCCGGACGGGACCCGCTCGTCCATCGCCTCCCGCCGGCCGTTCGGGGCGCTTCGGGCGGCGCGGATGCCGGTCACCGACCGTGTGGATCTCGCGGAATTCGCGGCCTGGGTGGGGGTGGCCGAGGTACGGGCGCCCTCGCCGCTGCTGTTCGTCAACCACAAGCCGTCGTTCAGGCTCGGGCACGAGCGGGAACGCGAGCTGCAGGCCGTTGCGGCAGCCCGGCTGATCGAGGAGGTCCTGGACGGCCGCGACGTGCCGGTTGTGGTGGCGGGCGACTTCGACGCGGTGCCGGAGTCGGCGAGCATGCGGTTCTGGCGCGGCCTGCAGTCTCTGGAGGGGATGAGCGTCTGTTACCGGGACCTGTGGGAGTGGGCCCTCCCGGGTGTGGACGGGCACACGTTCACACCGGCCAACCCCCTGGTGACGAGTGGGAACTGGCCGTTGGAGAGCGGGCGGCGCATCGACTACCTACTGCTCCGCTGCACGGGGAACGGGCCGTCCCTGCGGCTGCAGCGCTGCTGGCAGATCTTCGACGCGCCGGTGGGCGGCGTGTGGGCGAGCGACCACTTCGGCGTGGCGGCCGACCTGAGCTGA
- a CDS encoding DUF6461 domain-containing protein produces the protein MTTDLLTPYRWLLQSDGPLGDIYCVSFFRGLRPVEVLHRFGGPGEPSTREMTFEELEEEVLEFVHGSDGGLGGGYVGVVEAGAWSVAVELWGWYASLVETAPRLSQGCEMVAVSRHDYAEDGFTYAVGGAVVSAFTPNRSYDRFGNDPRRLDDLMRRAGLALAEPDDDADWDDAVEHGLARTFVLAAEITGVPMSPALLNRPLLVGPVADAHT, from the coding sequence ATGACGACCGACCTCCTGACCCCATACCGCTGGCTGCTGCAGTCTGACGGTCCGCTGGGTGACATCTACTGCGTGTCCTTTTTCCGCGGGCTCCGTCCCGTCGAGGTGCTGCACCGGTTCGGCGGGCCGGGTGAGCCGTCCACACGCGAGATGACCTTCGAGGAGCTGGAGGAGGAGGTGCTGGAGTTCGTCCACGGGAGCGACGGCGGGCTGGGGGGTGGCTACGTCGGGGTGGTCGAGGCCGGCGCGTGGAGCGTGGCCGTCGAGTTATGGGGCTGGTACGCGTCCCTCGTGGAGACCGCACCCCGGCTGTCCCAGGGGTGCGAGATGGTAGCCGTGAGCCGACACGACTACGCCGAGGACGGCTTCACCTATGCCGTTGGAGGCGCGGTCGTCTCCGCCTTCACCCCAAACCGGTCCTACGATCGATTCGGCAACGATCCGCGTAGGCTCGACGACCTAATGCGCCGGGCAGGGCTGGCGTTGGCGGAGCCCGACGACGATGCGGACTGGGATGACGCGGTCGAGCACGGGCTGGCGCGCACGTTCGTGCTGGCGGCCGAGATCACCGGCGTGCCTATGTCCCCTGCCCTGCTCAACCGCCCTCTCCTCGTCGGCCCCGTCGCCGACGCCCACACCTGA
- the purU gene encoding formyltetrahydrofolate deformylase yields the protein MTSPAEYILTLSCPDRPGVVAAVSGLLARNGCNIIESQQFGDRVAQRFFMRVQFAGPLGEDELNAAFAALAPDFAMEFTVRDVARKPRVLIMVSKFDHCLNDLLYRVKAKTLGIDIVAVVSNHPDLRPLTQSYGIDYHHLPVTPETKPRQEAEVLALVEHYQVDLVVLARYMQVLSQDLCEKLAGRAINIHHSFLPSFKGAKPYHQAYDRGVKLIGATAHYVTSDLDEGPIIEQEVARVNHSHSPEDLVAIGRDVECVTLARAVKWHAEQRVLLDGHKTIVFPR from the coding sequence GTGACCAGCCCAGCCGAATACATCCTGACGCTGTCCTGCCCCGACCGGCCCGGTGTGGTGGCCGCCGTCTCCGGCCTGCTGGCGCGGAACGGATGCAACATCATCGAGAGCCAGCAGTTCGGCGACAGGGTCGCGCAGCGCTTCTTCATGCGCGTGCAGTTCGCCGGACCGCTGGGCGAGGACGAGCTCAACGCGGCCTTCGCGGCGCTCGCGCCCGACTTCGCCATGGAGTTCACGGTGCGCGACGTGGCGAGGAAGCCGCGGGTGCTGATCATGGTCAGCAAGTTCGACCACTGCCTCAACGACCTGCTCTACCGGGTCAAGGCCAAGACTCTCGGCATCGACATCGTGGCCGTCGTGTCCAACCATCCCGACCTGCGGCCGCTCACGCAGTCGTACGGCATCGACTACCACCACCTGCCGGTCACCCCGGAGACCAAGCCCAGGCAGGAGGCCGAGGTGCTGGCGCTGGTCGAGCACTACCAGGTGGACCTGGTGGTGCTGGCCCGCTACATGCAGGTGCTCTCGCAGGACCTGTGCGAGAAGCTGGCCGGGCGGGCGATCAACATCCACCACTCGTTCCTGCCGTCGTTCAAGGGCGCCAAGCCCTACCACCAGGCCTATGACCGAGGGGTCAAGCTGATCGGCGCCACCGCCCACTACGTGACCTCCGACCTGGACGAAGGGCCGATCATCGAGCAGGAGGTGGCCAGGGTCAACCACAGCCACTCGCCCGAGGACCTGGTGGCGATCGGGCGGGACGTGGAGTGCGTGACGCTGGCCAGGGCGGTCAAGTGGCACGCCGAGCAGCGGGTGCTGCTGGACGGCCACAAGACCATCGTCTTCCCGCGCTAG
- a CDS encoding inorganic phosphate transporter, producing MDAAVLIVVAGLFAVVSGVNDGGALLATGLKLPTVRPATGILALVVMVAVVPLVTHQVARTFVTRLASFQEPGGKIATTVAVISALAVVAVLSAKGRPTSLTLAIVGGLTGAGLGWGLQVSAGSVALVLAFGLAAPAIGGLLAWALIRVLPAMTTARRLAFLHRAGFLLQTVAYAANDGQKMLSVFMIALGFSGAPLLYTSMVAALFALGTLYGLPKAGRTLSREIIVFRPTHGVAAELAAGVAVIGCAAVGMPVSMTQAVAGGLVGAGMAQGGRRVRWYAAVKIGTAWILTLPASALLGGVGAFAVKGMTQW from the coding sequence TTGGACGCCGCCGTTCTGATCGTGGTCGCGGGCCTGTTCGCGGTCGTGTCCGGGGTCAACGACGGGGGCGCCCTGCTCGCCACCGGGCTCAAGCTGCCCACGGTGCGCCCGGCCACCGGCATCCTCGCCCTGGTGGTGATGGTGGCGGTCGTGCCGCTGGTCACGCACCAGGTGGCGCGGACGTTCGTGACCAGGCTGGCGAGCTTCCAGGAGCCCGGCGGCAAGATCGCGACGACGGTCGCGGTGATCTCGGCCCTGGCCGTGGTGGCGGTGCTCAGCGCGAAGGGCCGCCCGACCAGCCTCACCCTCGCCATCGTGGGCGGGCTGACCGGGGCCGGGCTCGGGTGGGGGCTGCAGGTCTCGGCGGGGTCGGTCGCGCTGGTGCTGGCTTTCGGCCTGGCTGCGCCGGCCATCGGGGGGCTGCTGGCGTGGGCGCTCATCCGGGTGCTGCCGGCGATGACCACGGCGCGGAGGCTGGCGTTCTTGCATCGGGCGGGCTTCCTGCTCCAGACCGTCGCGTACGCGGCCAACGACGGCCAGAAGATGCTGTCCGTGTTCATGATCGCACTGGGCTTCTCAGGCGCGCCACTGCTGTACACGTCGATGGTGGCCGCGCTGTTCGCTCTCGGCACCCTGTACGGGCTGCCCAAGGCCGGGCGCACGCTCAGCCGCGAGATCATCGTCTTCCGGCCTACGCACGGGGTCGCCGCGGAGCTCGCGGCGGGCGTGGCGGTGATCGGCTGCGCGGCCGTCGGCATGCCGGTGAGCATGACCCAGGCCGTCGCCGGAGGACTCGTCGGCGCGGGCATGGCCCAGGGCGGCCGACGGGTCCGCTGGTACGCCGCGGTCAAGATAGGCACGGCGTGGATTCTCACCCTGCCGGCGAGCGCGCTGCTGGGCGGGGTGGGGGCCTTCGCGGTGAAGGGGATGACGCAGTGGTGA
- a CDS encoding DUF47 domain-containing protein — MKRLRRIRDLLAGRMDSAITEALLGQLQATKEGAWLAMAMIGGEVGRTGAHEQMRSIEHLGDEERARLVDELKTAIVTPIDPEDLFRLSRSIDDVLDSLRDFVRESHLYRVPDQIRFSPLLDQVIVGIDALENAVRGLASRPSGVVADALEAKKAGGAIRRMYQYEISRIFSAELTANAMKERELVRRLEIVGMAIGDAADAIADGAMKR, encoded by the coding sequence ATGAAGCGGCTGCGGCGGATCAGGGATCTGCTGGCCGGTCGCATGGACAGCGCGATCACCGAGGCCCTGCTCGGGCAGCTCCAGGCGACCAAGGAGGGGGCGTGGCTGGCAATGGCCATGATCGGTGGCGAGGTGGGCCGCACGGGGGCGCACGAACAGATGCGCTCGATCGAGCATCTCGGCGACGAGGAGCGCGCCCGCCTCGTCGACGAGCTCAAGACCGCCATCGTCACGCCCATCGATCCGGAGGACCTGTTCCGGCTGTCGCGCTCGATCGACGACGTGCTCGACTCGCTGCGGGACTTCGTCCGCGAGTCCCACCTCTACCGGGTCCCCGACCAGATCCGCTTCAGTCCCCTGCTCGACCAGGTGATCGTCGGCATCGACGCACTCGAGAACGCGGTCCGCGGCCTCGCCTCCCGTCCTTCCGGGGTGGTGGCCGACGCGCTGGAGGCCAAGAAGGCGGGCGGGGCCATCCGGCGCATGTACCAGTACGAGATCTCGCGGATCTTCTCCGCGGAGCTGACGGCGAACGCCATGAAGGAGCGGGAGCTGGTCCGCCGCCTGGAGATCGTCGGCATGGCCATCGGCGACGCGGCCGACGCGATCGCGGACGGCGCGATGAAACGCTGA
- a CDS encoding SDR family NAD(P)-dependent oxidoreductase translates to MTTPQHKIGSGFGARSTADDVLRGIDLSGKLAIVTGGYSGLGLETTRALARAGARVVVPARRPETAQEAVGGIDGVEVDELDLADLESVQRFSERFLATGRSAEIVIANAGIMACPETRVGPGWEAQFATNHLGHYALVNRLWPAIASGQGRVVSVSSGGHRHSGIRWDDVQFERGYDKWLAYGQAKTANILFAVRLDALGRDAGVRAFSLHPGAILTPLQRHLPREEMVAAGWIDEAGNALDPSFKTPEQGAATQVWAATSPQLAGMGGVYCEDCDITELITDEKPGPGVRPYAVDPDEAARLWQLSADLTGVNAFAPLR, encoded by the coding sequence ATGACAACGCCACAGCACAAGATCGGGTCGGGCTTCGGCGCCAGGAGCACGGCGGACGACGTACTCCGAGGGATCGATCTGTCCGGGAAGCTGGCGATCGTCACGGGGGGCTACTCCGGTCTCGGGCTGGAGACCACGCGTGCGCTCGCTCGCGCCGGGGCCCGCGTCGTCGTCCCCGCCCGGCGTCCCGAGACCGCTCAGGAGGCGGTCGGGGGCATCGACGGGGTCGAGGTGGACGAGCTCGACCTCGCCGATCTGGAGAGCGTACAGCGGTTCTCGGAGCGTTTCCTCGCCACCGGCCGCAGCGCCGAGATCGTCATCGCCAACGCGGGCATCATGGCCTGCCCGGAGACGCGGGTCGGCCCCGGCTGGGAGGCGCAGTTCGCCACCAACCACCTCGGGCACTACGCGCTCGTCAACCGCCTGTGGCCGGCCATCGCCAGCGGCCAGGGCAGGGTCGTGTCCGTCTCGTCCGGCGGTCACCGCCATTCGGGCATCCGGTGGGACGACGTGCAGTTCGAGCGGGGATATGACAAGTGGCTGGCGTACGGGCAGGCGAAGACGGCCAACATCCTGTTCGCCGTGCGACTCGACGCGCTCGGGCGGGACGCCGGGGTACGCGCGTTCTCGCTGCACCCCGGCGCCATCCTGACGCCGCTGCAGCGGCATCTGCCCAGGGAGGAGATGGTCGCGGCCGGGTGGATCGACGAGGCGGGCAACGCGCTGGACCCCAGCTTCAAGACGCCCGAGCAGGGCGCGGCCACCCAGGTATGGGCGGCCACCTCGCCGCAGCTGGCCGGCATGGGCGGCGTCTACTGCGAGGACTGTGACATCACGGAGTTGATCACGGACGAGAAGCCTGGGCCGGGAGTGCGTCCATACGCGGTCGACCCGGACGAGGCGGCACGTTTGTGGCAGCTTTCGGCCGACCTGACCGGCGTCAACGCGTTCGCCCCGCTGCGCTGA
- a CDS encoding NUDIX hydrolase, whose amino-acid sequence MEATNDRPAARVVCLDRDGRVLLMHWYDRVSRTDVWEPPGGGIDPGETPLEAARRELAEETRLPGEAVLDHYVEVERDFTWLGVHYVKTEPFYLARFDTPRPHVDPGELTEEERQAYLGYAWAEELPEAVDPPELAKVVERLTRDRA is encoded by the coding sequence ATGGAGGCCACGAACGATCGCCCCGCCGCCCGCGTGGTCTGCCTGGACCGCGACGGCAGGGTGCTGCTGATGCACTGGTACGACCGCGTCAGCCGCACCGACGTATGGGAGCCCCCGGGTGGCGGCATCGACCCCGGCGAGACCCCGCTGGAGGCGGCCAGGCGGGAACTGGCCGAGGAGACCAGGCTGCCCGGCGAGGCCGTCCTGGACCACTACGTCGAGGTCGAGCGGGATTTCACCTGGCTGGGCGTCCATTACGTCAAGACAGAGCCCTTCTACCTGGCCAGGTTCGACACCCCCCGCCCGCACGTCGATCCAGGCGAGCTCACGGAGGAGGAACGTCAGGCGTACCTGGGCTACGCGTGGGCCGAGGAACTGCCCGAGGCGGTCGATCCGCCGGAGCTGGCGAAGGTCGTCGAGCGGCTCACCCGAGATCGAGCGTGA
- a CDS encoding MBL fold metallo-hydrolase — MRFTVLGGCGAWPAAGQACSGYVVEHEGYRVLVDPGYATLPRLLELMRADEVDAVLVTHGHPDHCADLNPLLRARALADEPAPALPVHAPPGALDAVLALDNRRMLAGSFALHELSPGTPVEVGPFRLDAFDVPHHVPNAGLRLSGGGRVIAYTGDTGPSPELIALAKDADLFVAEATYPERVPEEDAPYLSSALDAGRTASSAGAARLLLTHLWPDTPAEPALAAAARSYGGPLSVASGGLTLDLG; from the coding sequence ATGCGGTTCACCGTGCTGGGCGGGTGCGGGGCCTGGCCCGCGGCAGGGCAGGCGTGCAGCGGATACGTCGTCGAGCACGAGGGCTACCGTGTCCTCGTCGATCCCGGCTACGCCACGTTGCCGCGGCTGCTGGAGCTGATGCGGGCCGACGAGGTGGACGCGGTGCTGGTCACCCACGGGCATCCTGATCACTGCGCCGACCTCAACCCGCTGCTGCGTGCCCGTGCCCTGGCCGATGAGCCGGCGCCTGCGCTGCCGGTCCACGCTCCGCCGGGCGCGCTGGACGCCGTGCTCGCGCTGGACAACCGCCGCATGCTGGCGGGGAGCTTCGCCCTGCACGAGCTCAGTCCCGGCACGCCGGTCGAGGTCGGGCCCTTCCGGCTGGACGCCTTCGATGTGCCGCATCACGTGCCGAATGCGGGACTGCGGCTGAGCGGCGGCGGGCGAGTGATCGCGTACACGGGTGACACCGGGCCGTCGCCCGAGCTGATCGCCCTGGCCAAGGACGCGGACTTGTTCGTGGCGGAGGCGACATATCCGGAACGAGTCCCCGAAGAGGACGCGCCTTACCTGTCCAGCGCGCTGGACGCGGGCCGTACCGCGTCGTCGGCCGGGGCGGCGCGGCTGCTGCTCACCCACCTGTGGCCGGACACCCCGGCGGAGCCCGCGCTCGCGGCGGCGGCCCGCTCCTACGGCGGCCCGCTGTCCGTCGCCTCCGGCGGTCTCACGCTCGATCTCGGGTGA
- a CDS encoding TetR/AcrR family transcriptional regulator, which yields MATRGRQAEAARNDLRLLQAAHEVFTTQGFDAPVSAIAKQAGVGMGSLYRRYRTKEELLQRLCLIAMERVVEAAEAALAEEDPWAGLELYVRTCVALRSGALAPVAGTIEVTEDMWRTSRKATELADRLISRAREAGVLRDDVTMLDVSLLIEQFSRPAPGPPSEQHQHVKQRLLAIALDGLRAPGRTELPGDPPTLEWYEGRWGERS from the coding sequence ATGGCGACACGCGGCAGGCAGGCCGAGGCGGCACGCAACGATCTGCGACTGCTGCAGGCGGCCCACGAGGTGTTCACCACGCAGGGGTTCGACGCGCCGGTGTCGGCCATCGCCAAACAGGCCGGCGTGGGCATGGGCAGCCTCTACCGCCGCTACCGCACCAAGGAGGAGCTGCTCCAGCGGCTGTGCCTGATCGCGATGGAGCGGGTCGTCGAGGCCGCCGAGGCCGCGCTCGCCGAGGAGGACCCGTGGGCAGGTCTGGAGCTGTACGTGCGCACCTGCGTGGCGCTCAGATCCGGCGCGCTCGCGCCCGTCGCGGGCACCATCGAGGTCACCGAGGACATGTGGCGCACGTCGCGGAAGGCCACGGAGCTGGCCGACCGGCTGATCTCCCGGGCCCGCGAGGCCGGTGTGCTCAGGGACGACGTCACCATGCTCGACGTCTCGCTGCTCATCGAGCAGTTCAGCCGCCCGGCCCCCGGACCGCCCAGCGAGCAGCACCAGCACGTCAAGCAGCGGTTGCTGGCCATCGCGCTGGACGGCCTGCGCGCTCCGGGGCGGACCGAGCTGCCCGGCGACCCACCCACCCTGGAGTGGTACGAAGGCCGTTGGGGAGAGCGTTCATAG